A genomic window from Variovorax paradoxus includes:
- the hpaI gene encoding 4-hydroxy-2-oxoheptanedioate aldolase, whose product MPAHNPFKAALAANQSQVGLWLSMADPYMAEVSATAGFDWLLIDGEHAPNDLRSTLAALQAVAPHRAQPVVRAVQGDTALIKQLLDIGAKNLLVPMVDTAEQARALVSATRYPPRGIRGVGSAVGRASQWSARTDYLDAADDEVCLLVQAETVQALGNLASICEVDGVHGVFIGPADLAASMGHRGRPGHPEVQAAIEGAMRTIVASGKAAGTLTSDPKLARRYLELGCTFVAVGVDVLLYAGAARKLAADFLGAPVATPVPPESRGAY is encoded by the coding sequence ATGCCCGCTCACAACCCCTTCAAGGCGGCCCTGGCCGCAAACCAGTCGCAGGTCGGCCTCTGGCTTTCGATGGCCGATCCATACATGGCCGAGGTCAGCGCAACCGCCGGCTTCGACTGGCTGCTGATCGACGGCGAACACGCCCCCAACGACCTGCGCTCGACGCTCGCCGCGTTACAGGCGGTGGCGCCGCATCGGGCCCAGCCCGTGGTGCGCGCCGTGCAGGGCGACACCGCGCTCATCAAGCAGCTGCTCGACATCGGAGCGAAGAACCTGCTGGTGCCGATGGTCGACACCGCCGAGCAGGCGCGTGCGCTGGTATCGGCCACGCGCTATCCGCCGCGCGGCATTCGCGGCGTGGGCAGCGCGGTCGGACGCGCGTCGCAGTGGAGTGCGCGCACCGACTACCTCGATGCGGCCGACGACGAAGTCTGCCTGCTGGTGCAGGCTGAGACGGTGCAGGCGCTGGGCAACCTCGCGTCGATCTGCGAGGTCGATGGCGTGCACGGCGTGTTCATCGGCCCCGCAGATCTCGCAGCCTCGATGGGCCATCGCGGCCGGCCCGGCCACCCCGAGGTGCAGGCGGCCATCGAAGGTGCGATGCGGACCATCGTGGCCTCCGGCAAGGCCGCGGGCACGCTGACTTCAGATCCGAAGCTGGCGCGCCGCTATCTCGAACTCGGCTGCACCTTCGTCGCCGTTGGCGTCGACGTGCTGCTGTACGCGGGCGCTGCGCGCAAGCTGGCGGCCGACTTCCTCGGCGCGCCGGTTGCCACCCCCGTGCCGCCTGAATCGCGCGGGGCGTACTGA
- a CDS encoding tripartite tricarboxylate transporter substrate-binding protein, which translates to MPAFLSRRKLIMAWGIALAACAPMVHAQAPAALDGGPITLVVGYAPGGSTDRIARLIAERLTPKLGVQVTVENRPGEGGRLAAKEVKRTPAGQNVLMLGNPAVMVVAPLVFKDAGYDPDKDFVPVSQVSSYDFALAVGNKLQLDRAMFLVSRLWAHPEEAIFGVPATGSLPHFFGLMVGDALSVQPQIKGYGGSAPLAADLSGGSLPIAIDTLDSLYPQHVAGKIRILATSGKKRASFAPNIPIFREAGMKIDADGWNTFFAPSTMPPAKVQLLANAIRDVMKDPGLQKAADALYITPVVSNAAETAQMLKAFRAQWEPVVRRSGFQP; encoded by the coding sequence ATGCCCGCATTTCTTTCCAGGCGCAAGCTCATCATGGCGTGGGGCATTGCCCTGGCTGCTTGCGCTCCCATGGTCCACGCCCAGGCGCCCGCCGCGCTGGACGGCGGGCCGATCACCCTCGTGGTCGGCTATGCGCCGGGCGGCAGCACCGACCGCATCGCGCGCCTGATCGCCGAGCGGCTGACGCCCAAGCTCGGCGTTCAGGTGACCGTGGAAAACCGCCCGGGCGAGGGCGGCCGGCTTGCGGCCAAGGAAGTGAAGCGCACCCCCGCTGGGCAGAACGTGCTGATGCTCGGCAACCCCGCCGTGATGGTGGTCGCGCCGCTGGTCTTCAAGGACGCGGGCTACGACCCCGACAAGGACTTCGTGCCCGTGTCGCAGGTCAGCAGCTACGACTTCGCACTCGCGGTCGGCAACAAGCTCCAGCTCGACCGCGCGATGTTTCTCGTCAGCCGGCTATGGGCGCATCCGGAAGAAGCGATTTTCGGCGTGCCCGCCACCGGCAGCCTGCCCCACTTCTTCGGCCTGATGGTGGGCGATGCGCTGAGCGTGCAGCCGCAGATCAAGGGCTACGGCGGCTCGGCGCCGCTGGCGGCCGACCTGAGCGGCGGCAGCCTGCCGATTGCCATCGACACGCTCGATTCGCTCTATCCCCAGCACGTGGCCGGCAAGATCCGCATCTTGGCTACCTCGGGCAAGAAGCGCGCGAGCTTCGCGCCCAACATCCCCATCTTCCGCGAAGCCGGCATGAAGATCGATGCCGACGGCTGGAACACCTTCTTCGCGCCCAGCACCATGCCGCCCGCCAAGGTGCAACTGCTGGCCAACGCGATCCGCGACGTCATGAAAGACCCGGGCCTGCAGAAGGCGGCCGACGCGCTCTACATCACGCCCGTGGTCAGCAATGCGGCCGAGACTGCGCAGATGCTCAAGGCCTTTCGCGCGCAATGGGAGCCCGTTGTACGGCGCTCCGGATTTCAGCCCTGA
- a CDS encoding NAD-dependent succinate-semialdehyde dehydrogenase, with amino-acid sequence MPLTLSRPNLQRTANFIAGEWLRSASGRTLDVTDPATGALIAQVPDSNAIDSRAAVDAAHAAFPAWRKTPAKQRAQILKRWNDLVMSHQEDLGRLISREQGKPLAEGHGEVAYAASYIEWFAEEATRANGDVIPAPVPGRRMFALREPVGVVAAITPWNFPAAMIARKIAPALAAGCTVVCKPAEDTPLTSLALVALAAEAGVPPGVLNIVTASREHTPEVVDAWLDDARVRKITFTGSTPVGKHLARRSADTLKKLSLELGGNAPFIVFEDADIEAAVEGLMAAKFRNGGQTCVCPNRVFVHEAVHERFAELLVARVAALRVGPASDAASQIGPMINARAVEKIERHVQDAVARGARVLTGGTRLPELGANYFAPTVLADADATMACACEETFGPVAPLTRFSSEAEVIAQANDTPFGLAAYFYSRDVRRIWRVADALETGIVGINEGALAAEAAPFGGVKDSGYGREGSVHGLDDYLHTKYACQGQLD; translated from the coding sequence ATGCCCCTGACCCTCTCGCGCCCCAACCTGCAACGCACGGCCAACTTCATCGCCGGCGAATGGTTGCGCTCCGCTTCCGGCCGCACGCTCGATGTGACCGACCCGGCCACCGGCGCCCTCATCGCGCAGGTGCCCGACTCCAATGCAATCGACTCGCGCGCGGCCGTCGATGCCGCGCATGCCGCCTTCCCCGCCTGGCGCAAGACGCCCGCCAAGCAGCGCGCGCAAATCCTCAAGCGCTGGAACGACCTTGTGATGTCGCATCAGGAAGACCTGGGGCGGCTCATCTCGCGCGAGCAAGGAAAGCCGCTGGCCGAGGGCCACGGCGAAGTTGCCTATGCGGCCAGCTACATCGAATGGTTTGCCGAAGAAGCCACGCGCGCCAACGGCGACGTCATTCCGGCGCCCGTGCCGGGCCGGCGCATGTTCGCGCTGCGCGAACCGGTCGGCGTGGTCGCGGCGATCACGCCGTGGAATTTTCCGGCCGCGATGATCGCGCGCAAGATCGCTCCGGCGCTTGCCGCGGGCTGCACCGTGGTGTGCAAGCCGGCCGAGGACACGCCGCTGACTTCGCTGGCCCTCGTGGCGCTGGCCGCCGAAGCCGGCGTGCCGCCGGGCGTGCTGAACATCGTGACGGCATCGCGCGAGCACACGCCCGAGGTGGTCGATGCCTGGCTCGACGATGCGCGCGTGCGCAAGATCACCTTCACTGGCTCCACGCCGGTGGGCAAGCACCTCGCACGCCGTTCGGCCGACACGCTCAAGAAGCTTTCGCTCGAACTCGGCGGCAATGCGCCGTTCATCGTGTTCGAAGATGCAGACATCGAAGCCGCGGTGGAAGGCCTGATGGCCGCCAAGTTCCGCAACGGCGGCCAGACCTGCGTGTGCCCCAACCGGGTCTTCGTGCACGAGGCAGTGCACGAGCGTTTTGCCGAACTGCTGGTTGCACGCGTGGCGGCGCTGCGCGTTGGCCCGGCCAGCGATGCGGCCTCGCAGATCGGGCCGATGATCAACGCACGCGCGGTCGAGAAGATCGAGCGCCACGTGCAGGACGCTGTGGCGCGCGGCGCGCGCGTGCTCACCGGCGGCACGCGGCTGCCCGAACTCGGCGCGAACTACTTCGCGCCAACCGTGCTCGCCGATGCCGACGCCACCATGGCCTGCGCCTGCGAAGAGACCTTCGGCCCGGTCGCGCCCCTGACGCGCTTCTCGAGCGAGGCCGAGGTGATCGCGCAGGCGAACGACACGCCCTTCGGCCTGGCCGCGTATTTCTATTCACGCGATGTGCGCCGCATCTGGCGCGTGGCCGATGCGCTGGAGACCGGCATCGTCGGCATCAACGAAGGTGCCCTGGCAGCCGAGGCTGCGCCCTTCGGTGGCGTGAAGGACTCGGGCTACGGCCGCGAGGGTTCGGTCCACGGGCTGGACGACTACCTGCACACCAAGTACGCGTGCCAGGGGCAGCTGGACTGA
- a CDS encoding MarR family winged helix-turn-helix transcriptional regulator, with product MQQAFPDAAALRAPRSLNDLLLYRLARAMRSGNGMATRLVEGGFGITRREWGMIATLAQEGEMTSSTLATHLHLDRVRTSRGLRSLVDKKLVVRRQDAQDRREVHVRLSASGQQLFGRLFPRIAGLNTELLEGIEPADLDVFLRCLQHLEQRGEQLLVQGVVMEKADRRSGGTRHRWPERGG from the coding sequence ATGCAACAAGCTTTTCCCGATGCGGCAGCGTTGCGCGCGCCCCGTTCCCTGAACGACCTGCTGCTGTACCGCCTGGCACGAGCCATGCGCTCGGGCAACGGCATGGCAACCCGCCTGGTCGAAGGAGGCTTCGGCATCACGCGCCGCGAGTGGGGAATGATTGCCACGCTGGCGCAGGAGGGCGAGATGACTTCGTCGACGCTGGCCACGCACCTGCACCTGGACCGCGTGCGCACTTCGCGCGGACTGCGCAGCCTGGTCGACAAGAAGCTGGTGGTGCGGCGACAGGACGCTCAGGACCGCCGCGAAGTGCACGTGCGGCTGAGCGCTTCGGGCCAGCAGTTGTTCGGCAGGCTGTTCCCCCGGATCGCGGGGCTGAACACCGAATTGCTCGAAGGCATCGAGCCTGCGGATCTCGATGTCTTTCTTCGCTGCCTGCAGCACCTGGAACAACGCGGAGAGCAGTTGCTCGTGCAGGGCGTCGTCATGGAGAAGGCGGACCGGCGCTCGGGGGGCACGCGGCACCGGTGGCCGGAGCGCGGAGGCTGA
- a CDS encoding SDR family NAD(P)-dependent oxidoreductase, with translation MSNEAATAPHAVVTGSSGGIGCAIASHLLEAGWRVSGLDLAAPTLSSHARFAHVAVDLCDADAIARTAAALQDADALVHAAGVLRVGPLGSLDHAGGELMWRLHVDAATRLADALVPAMAARGHGRVVFVGSRVAQGLPGRGQYAATKAALIALARSWAAEVAAQGVTVNVVSPGATQTSMLQDPARAGSAPRMPPIGRLIQPEEIAALVGFLLSPPAAAITGQDVAICGGSSLHR, from the coding sequence ATGTCGAATGAAGCCGCCACGGCACCGCATGCGGTGGTGACGGGCAGCAGCGGCGGCATCGGCTGTGCCATCGCGTCGCACCTGCTGGAAGCGGGCTGGCGCGTGAGCGGACTCGACCTGGCAGCGCCCACGTTGTCGTCTCACGCGCGCTTCGCGCATGTGGCTGTCGACCTGTGCGATGCCGATGCCATCGCGCGCACAGCCGCCGCGCTTCAGGACGCCGATGCGCTGGTGCACGCGGCCGGCGTGCTGCGTGTCGGCCCGCTGGGCTCGCTCGACCACGCGGGCGGCGAGCTGATGTGGCGCCTGCACGTCGACGCGGCCACGCGGCTGGCCGATGCGCTCGTGCCCGCGATGGCCGCGCGCGGCCATGGCCGCGTCGTGTTCGTCGGCAGTCGCGTCGCACAAGGCCTGCCCGGTCGTGGCCAGTACGCCGCGACCAAGGCGGCGCTGATCGCGCTCGCGCGCAGCTGGGCCGCGGAGGTCGCGGCTCAGGGCGTGACCGTCAACGTGGTGTCGCCGGGCGCCACGCAGACCTCGATGCTGCAGGACCCGGCCCGCGCGGGCAGCGCACCGCGCATGCCACCCATCGGCCGGCTGATACAGCCCGAGGAAATCGCCGCGCTGGTGGGCTTTCTTTTGTCGCCACCGGCGGCGGCCATCACGGGGCAGGACGTCGCCATCTGCGGCGGCTCGTCGCTGCACCGCTGA
- a CDS encoding UxaA family hydrolase, which translates to MNDSPLLRLHPNDNVLVAKSAIALGETIAEFGVRARAQIPAGHKIASRAIAAGEEVKKYDTVIGVASRDLQAGDYVHSHNLTLVDSYRDPAFCQDVRPVDFVPVAERATFMGFERAGGGVGTRNFIGILSSVNCSATVIKRIAAHFTSERMAAFPNVDGVAAFAQTSGCGMSSPSEHFDVLRRTLAGYARHPNLAGVLIVGLGCERNQVDALVDSQGLEAGRLMRTLVMQEVGGTRQTIEAGIRAIEEMLPEANAARRTRVGAHHLKIGLECGGSDGFSAITANPALGAAMDVLVRHGGTAILSETPEIHGVEFMLTRRAATPEVGQKLLDRLAWWERYAAGQNAQFNGVVGHGNQAGGLANIFEKSLGSAMKGGTTPLRAVYEYAEPIDEPGFVFMDSPGYDPVAATGQIASGAQLICFTTGRGSMFGSKPAPTIKLASNTPMFRRLEEDMDINCGVVIDGELSVPELGQQIFEQILRHASGEPTKSETLGLGDHEFVPWHLGIVS; encoded by the coding sequence ATGAACGACAGCCCCCTGCTTCGCCTGCACCCGAACGACAACGTGCTGGTCGCCAAGAGCGCCATTGCCCTGGGCGAGACCATCGCCGAATTCGGCGTGCGCGCCAGGGCGCAGATTCCCGCCGGCCACAAGATCGCGTCGCGCGCCATTGCGGCCGGCGAGGAAGTGAAGAAGTACGACACGGTGATCGGGGTGGCTTCGCGCGACCTGCAGGCCGGCGACTACGTACACAGCCACAACCTCACGCTGGTCGACAGCTACCGCGATCCGGCCTTCTGCCAGGACGTGCGCCCGGTGGACTTCGTACCAGTTGCCGAGCGCGCGACCTTCATGGGCTTCGAGCGAGCCGGCGGCGGGGTCGGTACGCGCAACTTCATCGGCATCCTGTCGTCGGTGAACTGCTCGGCCACGGTCATCAAGCGCATTGCCGCGCACTTCACGTCCGAGCGCATGGCTGCCTTTCCCAACGTGGATGGCGTGGCCGCCTTCGCGCAGACCAGTGGCTGCGGCATGTCGTCGCCGAGCGAGCATTTCGACGTGCTGCGCCGCACACTGGCGGGCTATGCGCGACACCCGAACCTGGCCGGCGTGCTGATCGTGGGCCTGGGCTGCGAGCGCAACCAGGTCGATGCGCTGGTCGATTCGCAAGGGCTCGAAGCGGGCCGACTGATGCGCACGCTGGTGATGCAGGAGGTGGGCGGCACGCGCCAGACCATCGAGGCCGGCATCCGCGCCATCGAAGAAATGCTGCCCGAGGCCAACGCCGCGCGGCGCACGCGCGTGGGCGCGCACCACCTGAAGATCGGGCTCGAATGCGGCGGCTCCGATGGCTTCTCGGCCATCACCGCCAACCCGGCTCTGGGCGCGGCGATGGACGTGCTGGTGCGCCACGGTGGCACGGCCATCCTGTCGGAGACGCCCGAGATCCACGGCGTGGAATTCATGCTCACGCGCCGCGCCGCAACGCCGGAGGTCGGGCAGAAGCTGCTCGACCGGCTCGCATGGTGGGAGCGCTACGCGGCTGGCCAGAACGCGCAATTCAACGGCGTGGTGGGCCACGGCAACCAGGCCGGCGGCTTGGCCAACATCTTCGAGAAATCGCTGGGCTCCGCGATGAAGGGCGGCACCACGCCGCTGCGCGCGGTGTACGAATACGCCGAGCCCATCGACGAGCCCGGCTTCGTCTTCATGGACTCGCCGGGCTACGACCCGGTGGCCGCAACGGGGCAGATCGCCAGCGGCGCGCAGCTGATCTGCTTCACCACCGGACGCGGCTCGATGTTCGGCAGCAAGCCCGCGCCGACGATCAAGCTCGCGAGCAACACGCCGATGTTCCGCCGCCTCGAGGAAGACATGGACATCAACTGCGGCGTGGTGATCGATGGCGAACTCTCCGTGCCCGAACTGGGCCAGCAGATCTTCGAGCAGATCCTGCGCCACGCTTCGGGCGAGCCGACCAAGAGCGAGACGCTGGGCCTGGGCGACCACGAGTTCGTGCCGTGGCACCTGGGCATCGTGAGCTGA
- a CDS encoding FlxA-like family protein: MLNAISATGSARSGGDVNAEIAKIQRQITTTQKQIAETQGQLLGTPEGDARDAIRLQLDALAARLAMLQQQMNALRTASVQKSAMASMDESDSSSGSTSQRVSAGGAGGTSIGSMLDVKA, translated from the coding sequence ATGCTGAATGCCATCAGTGCGACCGGCAGCGCCAGAAGCGGAGGCGACGTCAACGCCGAAATCGCGAAGATCCAGCGCCAGATCACGACGACTCAGAAGCAGATCGCGGAAACGCAGGGTCAGCTGCTCGGCACACCCGAGGGCGATGCACGCGATGCGATCCGGCTGCAGCTCGACGCGCTGGCGGCCCGGCTTGCCATGCTGCAGCAGCAGATGAATGCGCTGCGCACGGCCAGCGTTCAAAAGAGCGCGATGGCTTCGATGGACGAGAGCGACAGCAGCAGTGGCAGCACATCGCAGCGTGTCAGTGCCGGTGGCGCTGGCGGCACTTCGATCGGCAGCATGCTGGACGTGAAGGCCTGA
- a CDS encoding tripartite tricarboxylate transporter substrate binding protein, translating to MKTPRNMARRQLVLGGLGAAALATAPARALAADYPERPLTFICPWPAGGTADRSMRIICQIAARELGQPIALENRAGASGMIGTKALASARPDGYTIGQIPISVTRFSQIGTVQLDPLKDLTYLARTSGQTFGIAVPARSPFKSLRDAVAQAKAHPGTITYAHAGIGGATHVGMEQFAQAAGVKFNAIAYKGGSAALQDVLGEQVDMLADSSSWAPHVESGKLRLLATWGEARTPRFKDTPTLKELGFDVVVEAPNGIGAPKGLPPAVEKRLRDAFRTAVNSEEFRKVAESIDAPVMYQDGPDYQKYVQTVYRQETDLIRKLNLKELMEKG from the coding sequence ATGAAAACCCCTCGCAACATGGCGCGGCGTCAGCTCGTGCTGGGCGGTCTTGGCGCCGCCGCGCTCGCCACCGCCCCCGCTCGCGCGCTGGCCGCCGACTACCCCGAACGCCCCCTCACATTCATCTGCCCGTGGCCCGCGGGCGGCACGGCCGACCGGTCGATGCGCATCATCTGCCAGATCGCCGCACGCGAACTCGGGCAGCCCATTGCGCTGGAAAACCGCGCAGGTGCCTCGGGAATGATCGGCACCAAGGCCCTGGCCTCGGCGCGGCCAGACGGCTACACCATCGGCCAGATACCGATCTCGGTCACGCGCTTCTCCCAGATCGGCACCGTGCAACTCGATCCGCTGAAAGACCTCACCTACCTCGCGCGCACTTCAGGCCAGACCTTCGGCATTGCCGTGCCGGCGCGCTCACCATTCAAGTCGCTGCGCGACGCGGTGGCGCAGGCCAAGGCCCACCCCGGCACCATCACCTATGCGCATGCCGGCATCGGCGGCGCCACGCACGTGGGCATGGAACAGTTCGCGCAGGCCGCCGGCGTGAAGTTCAACGCCATCGCCTACAAGGGCGGTTCGGCCGCGCTGCAGGACGTGCTGGGCGAACAGGTCGACATGCTGGCCGACAGCAGCTCGTGGGCGCCGCACGTCGAAAGCGGCAAGCTGCGCCTGCTCGCCACCTGGGGCGAGGCGCGCACGCCGCGCTTCAAGGACACGCCCACGCTCAAGGAACTCGGCTTCGACGTGGTGGTGGAAGCGCCCAACGGTATCGGTGCGCCCAAAGGCCTGCCGCCCGCAGTCGAGAAGCGGCTGCGCGATGCGTTCCGCACAGCCGTCAACAGCGAAGAATTCCGCAAGGTGGCGGAAAGCATCGATGCGCCCGTCATGTACCAGGACGGCCCCGACTACCAGAAGTACGTGCAGACCGTGTACCGGCAAGAGACCGACCTGATCCGCAAGCTCAACCTCAAGGAGCTGATGGAAAAGGGCTGA
- a CDS encoding LysR substrate-binding domain-containing protein, translated as MSQIDRVLRSNLKLRHLQLLVALDEFRHLGRVSEFLSITQPAVSKMLAEIERMFDLKLFTRSTRGTEPTPFGVTVVRFARSVLADYQRTRDEIDAVASGGAGRTSVGAMVVATPSLLVKAIQQLKKQSALTTVMVEEGDLTRLLPRLRVGELDLIVGRLEPGYASPDLETEALYTEPMCIVVSPGHPLAQAARPSWKMLAELPWVVPPPWASSRSKLAQMFYKHRLVPPADIVETASFLVTLSVMHERPAVGFLARSVARHFAKQGQLCILKINVPIELPPVGIITLRGRSQTPASQLLMECLRKVAPSR; from the coding sequence ATGAGCCAGATCGACCGCGTTCTTCGTTCCAACCTCAAGCTGCGTCATCTGCAACTGCTGGTGGCGTTGGATGAGTTCCGCCACCTCGGGCGGGTTTCGGAGTTTCTTTCGATCACGCAGCCGGCCGTTTCGAAGATGCTGGCAGAGATCGAGCGCATGTTCGATCTGAAACTGTTCACGCGCTCCACGCGCGGCACCGAGCCCACGCCCTTCGGCGTCACGGTGGTGCGCTTTGCGCGCTCGGTGCTGGCCGACTACCAGCGCACGCGCGACGAGATCGACGCCGTGGCCAGCGGCGGTGCCGGCCGCACCAGCGTGGGCGCGATGGTGGTGGCCACGCCGAGCCTGCTCGTCAAGGCCATCCAGCAGCTCAAGAAGCAGTCGGCACTGACCACCGTGATGGTGGAAGAGGGCGACCTCACACGGCTGCTCCCCCGCCTGCGCGTGGGCGAACTCGACCTGATCGTCGGCCGGCTGGAGCCCGGCTATGCCTCGCCGGACCTGGAGACCGAGGCCCTCTACACAGAGCCGATGTGCATCGTGGTGAGCCCCGGGCATCCGTTGGCGCAGGCTGCCAGGCCGAGCTGGAAGATGCTCGCCGAACTGCCCTGGGTGGTGCCCCCGCCGTGGGCTTCGTCACGCTCGAAGCTGGCCCAGATGTTCTACAAGCACCGCCTCGTGCCGCCGGCGGACATCGTCGAGACCGCTTCGTTTCTCGTCACGTTGTCCGTCATGCATGAGCGGCCGGCCGTGGGGTTCCTCGCGCGAAGCGTCGCCCGGCACTTTGCGAAGCAGGGGCAGCTGTGCATCCTGAAGATCAACGTGCCGATCGAGCTTCCGCCGGTGGGCATCATCACGCTGCGGGGGCGTTCGCAGACGCCCGCCAGTCAGCTCCTGATGGAGTGCCTGCGAAAGGTTGCGCCGTCGCGTTAG
- a CDS encoding universal stress protein, with translation MYKRVLVATDGSALSEQAVNAAVDLALLTNAELVSVTVAHIEPVGYFEGSMMLSQRDIQATQEHTDRAAQQLVDKVVATAGAKGVRNPQAIVMKSNQVAEAIITTAKNQQCDLIVMASHGRRSLARLLMGSETLHVLTHSHIPVLVLR, from the coding sequence ATGTACAAGCGTGTTCTTGTCGCAACCGACGGCTCCGCGCTGTCGGAGCAAGCAGTCAACGCCGCCGTCGACCTGGCCCTGTTGACCAACGCGGAACTGGTGAGCGTCACCGTCGCGCACATCGAGCCAGTCGGCTACTTCGAAGGCTCGATGATGCTGAGCCAGCGGGACATCCAGGCCACTCAGGAGCATACGGACCGCGCCGCGCAGCAACTGGTCGACAAGGTCGTGGCCACTGCGGGCGCCAAGGGCGTTCGCAACCCGCAGGCCATCGTCATGAAGTCGAACCAGGTGGCCGAGGCCATCATCACGACCGCAAAGAACCAGCAGTGCGACCTGATCGTGATGGCCTCGCACGGACGGCGCAGCCTGGCGCGCCTGCTGATGGGCAGCGAGACGCTGCATGTGCTGACGCACTCGCACATTCCGGTGCTGGTGCTGCGCTAA
- a CDS encoding mandelate racemase/muconate lactonizing enzyme family protein, giving the protein MKIVNILESTRPIKSDIRNAYIDFSKMTLSLVAVVTDVIRDGKPVIGYGFNSNGRYGQGGLIRERFLPRLLEAEPASLLDETGDNLDPHKIWARMMINEKPGGHGERSVAVGTIDMAVWDATAKIAGKPLYQLLAERYGNGTPNPRVFVYAAGGYYYPGKGVDGLQREMTSYLERGYSVVKMKIGGATLAEDCERIESVLKILRPGQQLAVDANGRFDLKTAVDYGRALSQYPLFWYEEAGDPLDYELQAKLGEVYAGPMATGENLFSMQDARNLIRHGGMRPDRDWLQFDCALSYGLVEYLRTLDMLKAHGWSPSRCIPHGGHQMSLAIAAGLGLGGNESYPDLFQPYGGFPDGVKVDNGYVTLPPLPGIGFEGKADLIAEMRALAA; this is encoded by the coding sequence ATGAAAATCGTCAATATCCTCGAATCCACCCGCCCCATCAAGTCGGACATCCGCAACGCCTACATCGACTTCTCGAAGATGACCCTGAGCCTCGTGGCCGTTGTCACCGACGTGATCCGCGACGGCAAGCCCGTCATCGGCTATGGCTTCAATTCAAACGGCCGCTACGGCCAGGGCGGGCTGATCCGCGAGCGCTTCCTGCCGCGCCTGCTCGAAGCCGAGCCCGCGTCGCTGCTCGACGAGACCGGCGACAACCTCGATCCGCACAAGATCTGGGCCCGCATGATGATCAACGAGAAGCCCGGCGGCCACGGCGAGCGCTCGGTGGCCGTGGGCACCATCGACATGGCGGTGTGGGACGCCACCGCCAAGATCGCGGGCAAGCCGCTGTACCAGCTGCTGGCCGAGCGCTACGGCAACGGCACGCCGAACCCGCGCGTGTTCGTCTATGCAGCGGGCGGCTACTACTACCCCGGCAAAGGCGTGGATGGGCTGCAGCGCGAGATGACCAGCTACCTGGAGCGCGGCTACTCGGTGGTGAAGATGAAGATCGGCGGCGCCACGCTCGCTGAAGACTGCGAGCGCATCGAGTCGGTGCTGAAGATCCTCCGCCCCGGCCAGCAGCTGGCGGTGGACGCCAACGGCCGCTTCGACCTGAAGACCGCCGTCGACTACGGCCGCGCGCTCTCGCAGTACCCGCTGTTCTGGTACGAGGAAGCCGGCGATCCGCTCGACTACGAACTGCAGGCCAAACTCGGCGAGGTGTACGCCGGCCCCATGGCCACGGGCGAGAACCTGTTCTCGATGCAGGACGCGCGCAACCTCATCCGCCACGGCGGCATGCGCCCCGACCGCGACTGGCTGCAGTTCGACTGCGCGCTGAGCTACGGGCTGGTGGAGTACCTGCGCACGCTCGACATGCTGAAGGCGCACGGCTGGTCACCCTCGCGCTGCATTCCGCACGGCGGCCACCAGATGTCGCTAGCCATCGCGGCCGGCCTCGGGCTCGGCGGCAACGAGAGCTACCCCGACCTGTTCCAGCCCTACGGCGGCTTCCCCGATGGCGTGAAGGTGGACAACGGCTACGTCACGCTGCCGCCGCTGCCGGGCATCGGCTTCGAGGGCAAGGCCGATCTCATTGCGGAGATGCGGGCGCTTGCTGCCTGA